From Gottschalkiaceae bacterium SANA:
TCTTGATCAAGTTGATGAGACGAATATTAAGCTGCCAGTCGTATTGAAAGATCTTTCCGGCAAAGCCAAAATGCTCAAAAAGATTCGTGATAATCAGCGTTTGAGTGGTTGGGAAACGGCTGATTATCTGGCTGTGAAGAAGACCTACTTGGGTATGGTGAAGAAGGTGGATACCATGTTGGGACAGCTGGTGGAAGTTTTGCGGGAAGAAGAAATTTATGATGATACGGCGCTCTTTGTTTTTAGCGACCATGGAGACTATATGGGTGATTATGGAATCCTGGAAAAGAACCAAAATACTTTTGAAGATGCCTTAACCCATGTTCCCATGATTGTAAAGCCACCAAAGGGTGTGGACTGTCGTGTAGGAATCCGCAGCGACTTTGTTGAGCTTCTGGATCTTCCGGCGACTATAGCGGATATGGTTGGATTTGATCTGGGCTATCAGCAGTTTGGTCATTCCATGCTACCGATGATTGCAGGAGAAAAAGGGGAACGAGATTTTGTTGTTGCAGAGGGAGGGCGTCTTTATGGAGAAGAGCAATGCATGGAAAAGGGGCACCAGCCCTCATCGCTCTATTGGCCACGGCTCCATGCCCAAGAAGAGGAAGATGGTGCTCATGGAAAAGCGATTATGATTCGAGGAGAACGGTACAAATATGTGTATCGGGCGGCGGAGCCTGATGAATTGTATGATTTGAAGTCGGACCCCAAGGAGATGGTCAATCGAATTGATGATCTAACTTTGGAATCAATCCTTCATATTTTTCAAGATAGATTGTTGACGTTTTTGGTTAACACGGGTGATTATGTGCCACCAAAACGGGAAAAAAGAAAATAATATCAAAAGAATCAGCAAGTCGAAATTTCGATTTGCTGATTCTTTTTGGTTAAAATTGCTCTTTGAATAAAATTTCTGTGAGAAAGATGATTTCACGGTCTGGGATGGTGATCTTGTAGTGTTCATCGATTTTTCCGATGCTTTTCTTTACGGTAAAGAATAACTCGCGCTGGGCATTTGAGTCTATGGAAAGATTTTCGATCTCCATAACTAAAGGTTCATTAATGATCAGCTTCTCGATTAGTCGGGATAGATGAGAAACAAAGATAATGATGGAATTTTCTTTTAAGGGCTCGCCGACCTCTCGTTCAATGGAGCGGATGCATGTGGTGAAGATTCCTGCCAATTCATCGAGATCGAGAAAATCCACATAGTATTTTAAGAGGCTAGGCATAGCCAGACTGAGGTCTAGTTTGAGCTTTGAAGTCTCTTTTCTGTCTTTTGTTTGTGGCTTATTAACACGAAGATCTTGATAGCGGAAAGCTTTGGCTGTGCTTTCGGCCAGCTCTTCTAGTTGTGTAATTACATAGTGTTTATTAACTGCTTCTAGGATTAAGGGTGGACTGACAAAATCAATGGTGGCTGTTTTAATGCCAGTTAAATCAGTGATTTTCTTCCCTAAATTTACTAAGGAACCCATATCCACAAGAAAGAGAATGCCATTATCGTTATTGATGCGAAGACAGTATTTAGTAACTTCGTTAAAGAAATCTTTATGTGCCTCGTCCAAGAGAAAGTCGAAGCCAACGGTTACTTTTTCACCGAAAATTGAATTGATGACATTGGACATACTGGTTGCCGTATGATTGCCATGAGCCAAGATGATAATGGGAATCCGTGCATCCTTTTCGTTAGCAAGATTGACAGAATGAATCAATGAAGAAAGAAAATTTGTTTGCGTTTTAGATATTCGTATACCGATTAAACGCCCGATTTCATCACTTAGGGCCATGGCGAAACTCTTCTCTTCATGGGTGATTTTCGATATATGAAAATCGAAGTTTAGGTTTTGCTCTTCCTTTTCATCGTGGTTGCCAAGCCCACCAATAAATAAGCTTAAAGGGCTTAAAAGCTGGGGTGAGATATTAAAATTCGGTTGCTTTGAGAGTGTTTTCATTAGGGATTCGATGACTGAAATCACATGATTTGGAACAATAGCATGGAGTTTTTTGAATTGATTTTGATAGATTTTGGATTTATCATAACGATAATTCAAGTCCAATTTCTCGCTAAGAGTAATTAGTGCTTGGTCTTTGGTGTAACCCAGATTCATCAGATTGATGATTTCGTCGTTGAGTTCCCTGTACCATTGCCCTTCTTTTTCCTCATGAACACCTGAATTAGGTAAATTTGTAGGAAGGATGAAGATGGTGCTCTCATGAATTTTTAAGTTGTTTTCTACAATGGGAAGCTGCCTTAAGTTCTCGGGTAGGCAAGTCTGATCGATTAGAATCTTATTGCTATTGAGGATGGTTTTATTTAGAAAACCCTTGGCACAAGCAAATTGGAGTGCGCTTTTTAGTTTGCCGATATTTCCCTCTTCATTGTGAGAGAGCAAGCTTTTTAGTACGTCGGATTTAATTTCAATAGGTGTATTCAATTTTTCAGCTTCTACTTGGAAAAGGGTTTTGATCAGGTCAATGCGTTCCTTGATGGGGCGTGATTCTAGGGAAGGCATGCGGAGTACAATGGGAATTCTTCGCATAAAGGTATCCAACAAAGCGGTCTTTGGATCCTCCGTGGTTGCTCCGATTATTAAAATGTTTTCTATACGTTCTGGCTTTTCACCTCCCATTTTTCGGTACATACCCTGGTCCATAATTGAAAAGAGCATTTCTTGTCCCGTGGGAGGTAGTCGGTGAATTTCATCCAGAAAGAGGATGCCGCCATCCGCTTGTTTGATTAGGCCTTCCTTCACCTGATCAGCCCCTGTAAAAGCACCCTTCTCATGGCCAAATAACAGGGAGACCAGCATTTGAGGATTGTTGGAATAATCCGAGCAATTCAAGCTGATATAAGGAGAATTGGGCAAGAGCTTTCCAGAATGAACAGCAAAATCGTGCATCACTTTGGCCAACAGAGTTTTTCCTGTACCAGATTTTCCTAAAATAAGGGTGTGGAGTCCATTAGGGGGATAAAGGATGGCTGCTTTCGATTGTTCGCAGATACTCTGCAGACTACCATCATAGCCGATTAAGGAATGATAGGGGTCGGTCTGTTCTGCTTCGACTGGAGAAGTAATATTTGCGATGATTCGAAAAGTGACAGGTCTGCCACTGGATTTTTCTACTAGGCCTTCTTTTGCCAAGGCATTTAAATCACTACTGGCATTGGCGCGGCTAATGCCTAAGACTTCAGCAATATCTTTTGCTGTGAAGTTGGATTGCTTAGCGTTTTGCAAGAATTGTTGAACTTTCTCTTTCCGTAACATAAAAATCACCTCTCCTTTAGATTAGTATCAGTATAATTGTTATGGATAAATGAAACAATAGGCAATAGTGTTTTGCGATAAAAAGTAGTGTTTCGATTTTGCGAATTAGTGTTTTGTCACTAAAGAAGGAAATTCAAGTTCTTGGGGGTTAGTGTTTTGGCATGATCCTTGCAATAGTTAGGGGTGGAAGCAGAACAAAGGAGGAAATTAAATGAAGGTAAAAATGTTTCGAACCGATGACCGATTGATTCATGGTCAGGTTATGGTGCGTTGGGTTGGTGGATTGGGCATTAAAAAGATTGTGATCTTTGATGAAGAGATCAGTAAAGATCCAATGCTTGCCAGCATCTTTGAATTGGCTTGTCCGCAGGGAGTTGAATTGATTATTGAAGGGGTTGCCGCGTCAGCAGATGTGCAGGCAAAACTGGAGGGACATGGAGAGCGCACTTTGGTTTTGACACGCTCGCCCATTACAATGGCAAAAGTCATCGAATCTGGATTCGAGTCGGAAACTGGATACAATATCGGACCGATGAGCAATAAACCGGATACAACAAAATTGGCACCATTTTGCTATTTGCTTGCAGATGAAATCGAGGCACTGAAAGAGGTTCATCAGCGAGAAATCGAAATCTTTGTTCAAACAGTCCCAGATGCTGAGAAGCTTGTCTGGTCTGACTTGGAAAAATTATTTTAATAAGAGGAGGAGCTATGTCAATATTACAAGCAGTATTAATTGGAATCTTTGGATACCTTGGCGCAAAGAGAACACCTTGGTTCTTTGGCGTAACTGGCGGATGGAACACCATTGGTCGTCCATTGGTCGCAGGTCTTATAATCGGTATCATTTTAGGAGATGTCAAGGGGGGGATCCTGGCGGGTGCAGCTGTTCAGGCCATGTATATTGGTTTGGTAACACCAGGTGGAGCCTTGCCGGCAGATATTAATCTGGCAGCATTTATTGGAATTCCTTTAGCGCTTGTCAGCGGTGGTGGACCCGACTATGCGGTTACCTTAGCGGTACCATTGAGCTTTTTAGGAATTGTTATATTCAACTTCCTAATGTCATTTAATGCAGTATTTGTTCATCGTGGTGACAAATATGCGGAGGAAGGAAATGGCGATGCGATTATTAAAACGCATATATCAGCAACCATTCCCACCTTCTTGATCCGTTTTACTGTTATTTTTGCAGCGTGTTACTTTGGTGCACCGGCTGCACAGGCTTTAACGACGGCAATGCCTGAATGGTTGGGTCATATCTTTATTGTATTGGGTCGTATGCTTCCTGCAATTGGTTTTGCATTGTTGCTGCGTCAATCGTTGACAGACAAAAAGATGATCGTATATTTCTTGGCTGGATACGTAATTATCGCATCCTTCAATATTACGATTCTTTCTT
This genomic window contains:
- a CDS encoding sulfatase-like hydrolase/transferase, producing the protein MKPNLILFNPDQMRADSLSHLGNEAIETTAMDALAEDGISFSRAFCQNPVCTPSRCSFVSGWYPHVRGHRSMHYMMQPDEPVIFRRLMKEGYHVWWGGKNDIVAADKNILDYCHEKPEPDFLKHNLEQDPDWMATWRGRPDSSAYYSFHAGVVTNEHEINFLKHDEYYIEKAIEQIKNRKPDQPFCLFLPLLFPHPPYAVEQRFLDQVDETNIKLPVVLKDLSGKAKMLKKIRDNQRLSGWETADYLAVKKTYLGMVKKVDTMLGQLVEVLREEEIYDDTALFVFSDHGDYMGDYGILEKNQNTFEDALTHVPMIVKPPKGVDCRVGIRSDFVELLDLPATIADMVGFDLGYQQFGHSMLPMIAGEKGERDFVVAEGGRLYGEEQCMEKGHQPSSLYWPRLHAQEEEDGAHGKAIMIRGERYKYVYRAAEPDELYDLKSDPKEMVNRIDDLTLESILHIFQDRLLTFLVNTGDYVPPKREKRK
- a CDS encoding PTS sugar transporter subunit IIB, whose product is MKVKMFRTDDRLIHGQVMVRWVGGLGIKKIVIFDEEISKDPMLASIFELACPQGVELIIEGVAASADVQAKLEGHGERTLVLTRSPITMAKVIESGFESETGYNIGPMSNKPDTTKLAPFCYLLADEIEALKEVHQREIEIFVQTVPDAEKLVWSDLEKLF
- a CDS encoding PTS sugar transporter subunit IIC translates to MSILQAVLIGIFGYLGAKRTPWFFGVTGGWNTIGRPLVAGLIIGIILGDVKGGILAGAAVQAMYIGLVTPGGALPADINLAAFIGIPLALVSGGGPDYAVTLAVPLSFLGIVIFNFLMSFNAVFVHRGDKYAEEGNGDAIIKTHISATIPTFLIRFTVIFAACYFGAPAAQALTTAMPEWLGHIFIVLGRMLPAIGFALLLRQSLTDKKMIVYFLAGYVIIASFNITILSLAILASLFAVMDMMYGKEAA